A stretch of the Conger conger chromosome 3, fConCon1.1, whole genome shotgun sequence genome encodes the following:
- the LOC133124694 gene encoding uncharacterized protein LOC133124694: MAPHTLLLLLALVTGTSCSHFAGGQMSYYPKGQDIYGNYQVDLHFKESFLGSCSLSNPWTCSTGDCGVVASTQISAVSSGSEACQQEGIVQVNVTTNKPFEMSYGSCCWVNNVRTGSGPWNLVSHVDLGIRSDTRAPNRSPLTTILPVISLAKNCPATIKLLSHDQDGDRVRCRFGNNGDCGMCASHTQFHLDEETCELHYRGNATTGTHVFEIVVEDFPRKAIWLSYSDGTKTVKHPLPSTPSSSVKPISKVPLHFVIKVKPSLASCTAGLLLPLLVTPSPQYGDILNATVGEPLEIHIAAQAQPSITDIVATGPLGISHTFNIGSGKMITKWVPKERDVGDHFPVCFSAESRSGGNSYHSAMRCVIVRVVPKIGEMNVICTETTMTVEAERSLVHGLDQTSLNLLDPSCTVSSNNTHVFATVPLDACGTLAVGSSDNVTFSNELMKIEKAGAVITRTDDVELQFSCSFTKKGSVSTYFKALKLTKTFVEEGFGKFSFEFQFFHSQHYEINVDPSTYPIEVRLKEMIYMEIKSKSSLQNTVLFVESCKATPEDDPNHATFYSIIDNGCNMDKTLQVYPSQSNEFRFGMQAFKFIGMHTEVYMSCSVMLCLAGDPNTRCAQGCISQSHIVKRSVPGQTARHDIMQGPLRLKRSSDDEGLRVSSAPSVNFNLNFLAVTLLAAVALVCAVVVYKIKKSSVGYKQLPSSQI; the protein is encoded by the exons ATGGCtccccacacactgctgctactcCTGGCTCTGGTCACTGGCACATCCTGCTCACACTTCGCAGGTGGCCAGATGAGCTACTACCCAAAGGGACAAGACATCTATGGAAACTATCAG GTGGACCTGCACTTCAAGGAGAGCTTCCTGGGCTCCTGTAGCCTCAGTAACCCTTGGACCTGCTCCACTGGGGACTGCGGGGTTGTTGCTTCAACTCAAATCAGCGCTGTATCCAGTGGAAGTGAGGCTTGTCAACAAGAGGGAATCGTGCAGGTTAACGTGACAACGAACAAGCCTTTTGAAATGAG CTACGGTTCATGTTGCTGGGTGAACAATGTACGGACTGGTTCTGGCCCCTGGAATTTGGTGTCACATGTGGATCTGGGAATCAGGTCAGACACAAGAGCTCCAAATAGATCTCCACTAACGACTATCCTGCCGGTTATCAg tCTTGCAAAGAACTGTCCTGCCACAATCAAACTGTTGAGTCATGACCAGGATGGAGACCGGGTCAGATGTAGATTTGGAAATAATGGTGACTGTGGTATGTGTGCTTCCCACACACAATTCCACCTGGATGAA GAGACCTGTGAGCTGCATTACCGTGGCAATGCTACCACTGGTACCCATGTGTTTGAAATTGTTGTGGAGGACTTTCCCAGAAAAGCTATCTGGCTATCTTACTCTGATGGAACTAAAACAGTCAAACACCCACTGCCTTCAACTCCCAGTAGCTCCGTAAAACCAATAAGCAAGGttcctttgcattttgttatcaAGG tgAAGCCATCATTGGCAAGCTGTACTGCAGGCTTGCTCTTACCTCTTCTTGTGACCCCAAGTCCACAATATGGAGACATCTTGAATGCCACAGTCGGCGAACCCCTGGAAATCCACATTGCTGCACAGGCTCAGCCAAG CATTACTGACATTGTGGCGACTGGGCCTTTAGGCATCAGTCACACCTTTAATATTGGATCTGGTAAAATGATCACAAAATGGGTGCCAAAAGAAAGAGATGTGGGTGACCATTTTCCTGTCTGCTTCAGTGCAGAGTCCCGAAGTGG GGGGAATTCCTACCATTCAGCAATGCGATGTGTCATTGTGAGGGTTGTGCCTAAAATTG gtgaaatgaatgtgaTTTGCACGGAGACAACCATGACGGTCGAAGCTGAAAGGTCCTTAGTCCATGGATTGGATCAAACTTCCTTAAACCTCCTCGACCCGTCATGCACAGTGTCTTCCAATAACACCCATGTGTTCGCCACCGTACCCCTGGACGCCTGTGGGACACTGGCTGTG GGGTCAAGTGACAATGTCACCTTCAGTAATGAACTTATGAAGATAGAAAAAGCTGGCGCTGTCATTACCAGGACAGATGACGTGGAGCTTCAGTTCTCATGTAGCTTCACTAAAAAGGGGAGTGTATCTACATACTTCAAGGCACTCAAACTTACCAAGACGTTCGTGGAGGAAGGCTTTGGCAAGTTCTCCTTTGAGTTCCAGTTCTTCCACAGTCagcattatgaaataaatgtggACCCCAGTACTTACCCCATCGAAGTAAGGCTGAAGGAAATGATCTACAtggaaatcaaatcaaaatcctCCCTTCAAAACACCGTGCTCTTTGTGGAGTCCTGCAAAGCCACCCCAGAAGATGACCCCAACCACGCCACATTTTACAGCATCATTGACAATGG CTGTAACATGGATAAAACTCTGCAAGTGTATCCATCTCAGAGCAATGAATTCCGCTTTGGAATGCAAGCGTTCAAATTCATTGGGATGCACACTGAG GTGTACATGAGCTGCTCAGTCATGCTGTGTCTGGCTGGAGATCCTAACACAAGGTGTGCACAAGGGTGCATCAGTCAGAGCCATATTGTTAAGAGATCTGTGCCTGGACAGACTGCCAGACACGACATAATGCAGGGCCCATTGCGGCTGAAGAGGAGCTCCGATGATGAAG GTCTTCGTGTTTCCAGTGCTCCCAGTGTGAACTTCAACCTGAATTTCCTGGCTGTAACTTTGCTGGCTGCTGTGGcccttgtgtgtgcagtggtggTCTACAAGATAAAGAAGTCAAGTGTCGGTTACAAGCAACTTCCCTCCTCTCAAATCTGA
- the LOC133124457 gene encoding uncharacterized protein LOC133124457, producing MAPHTLLLLLALVTGTSCSHFAGGQMSYYPKGRDIYGNYQVDLHFKESFLGSCSLSNPWTCSTGDCGVVASTQISAVSSGSEACQQEGIVQVNVTTNKPFEMSYGSCCWVNNVRTGSGPWNLVSHVDLGIRSDTRAPNRSPLTTILPVISLAKNCPATIKLLSHDQDGDRVRCRFGNNGDCGMCASHTQFHLDEETCELHYRGNATTGTHVFEIVVEDFPRKAIWLSYSDGTKTVKHPLPSTPSSSVKPISKVPLHFVIKVKPSLASCTAGLLLPLLVTPSPQYGDILNATVGKPLEIHIAAQAQPSITDIVATGPLGISHTFNIGSGKMITKWVPKERDVGDHFPVCFSAESRSGGNSYHSAMRCVIVRVVPKIGEMNVICTETTMTVEAERSLVHGLDQTSLNLLDPSCTVSSNNTHVFATVPLDACGTLAVGSSDNVTFRNELMKIEKAGAVITRTDDVELQFSCSFTKKGSVSTYFKALKLAMTFVEEGFGKFSFEFQFFHSQHYEINVDPSTYPIEVRLKEMIYMEIKSKSSLQNTVLFVESCKATPEDGPNHATFYSIIDNGCNMDKTLQVYPSQSNEFRFGMQAFKFIGMHTEVYMSCSVMLCLAGDPNTRCAQGCISQSHVVKRSVPGQTARHDIMQGPLRLKRSSDDEGLRVSSAPSVNFNLNFLAVTLLAAVALVCAVVVYKIKKSSVGYKQLPSSQI from the exons ATGGCtccccacacactgctgctactcCTGGCTCTGGTCACTGGCACATCCTGCTCACACTTCGCAGGTGGCCAGATGAGCTACTACCCAAAGGGACGAGACATCTATGGAAACTATCAG GTGGACCTGCACTTCAAGGAGAGCTTCCTGGGCTCCTGTAGCCTCAGTAACCCTTGGACCTGCTCCACTGGGGACTGCGGGGTTGTTGCTTCAACTCAAATCAGCGCTGTATCCAGTGGAAGTGAGGCTTGTCAACAAGAGGGAATCGTGCAGGTTAACGTGACAACGAACAAGCCTTTTGAAATGAG CTACGGTTCATGTTGCTGGGTGAACAATGTACGGACTGGTTCTGGCCCCTGGAATTTGGTGTCACATGTGGATCTGGGAATCAGGTCAGACACAAGAGCTCCAAATAGATCTCCACTAACGACTATCCTGCCGGTTATCAg tCTTGCAAAGAACTGTCCTGCCACAATCAAACTGCTGAGTCATGACCAGGATGGAGACCGGGTCAGATGTAGATTTGGAAATAATGGTGACTGTGGTATGTGTGCTTCCCACACACAATTCCACCTGGATGAA GAGACCTGTGAGCTGCATTACCGTGGCAATGCTACCACTGGTACCCATGTGTTTGAAATTGTTGTGGAGGACTTTCCCAGAAAAGCTATCTGGCTATCTTACTCTGATGGAACTAAAACAGTCAAACACCCACTGCCTTCAACTCCCAGTAGCTCCGTAAAACCAATAAGCAAGGttcctttgcattttgttatcaAGG tgAAGCCATCATTGGCAAGCTGTACTGCAGGCTTGCTCTTACCTCTTCTTGTGACCCCAAGTCCACAATATGGAGACATCTTGAATGCCACAGTCGGCAAACCCCTGGAAATCCACATTGCTGCACAGGCTCAGCCAAG CATTACTGACATTGTGGCGACTGGGCCTTTAGGCATCAGTCACACCTTTAATATTGGATCTGGTAAAATGATCACAAAATGGGTGCCAAAAGAAAGAGATGTGGGTGACCATTTTCCTGTCTGCTTCAGTGCAGAGTCCCGAAGTGG GGGGAATTCCTACCATTCAGCAATGCGATGTGTCATTGTGAGGGTTGTGCCTAAAATTG gtgaaatgaatgtgaTTTGCACGGAGACAACCATGACGGTCGAAGCTGAAAGGTCCTTAGTCCATGGATTGGATCAAACTTCCTTAAACCTCCTCGACCCGTCATGCACAGTGTCTTCCAATAACACCCATGTGTTCGCCACCGTACCCCTGGACGCCTGTGGGACACTGGCTGTG GGGTCAAGTGACAATGTCACCTTCAGGAATGAACTTATGAAGATAGAAAAAGCTGGCGCTGTCATTACCAGGACAGATGACGTGGAGCTTCAGTTCTCATGTAGCTTCACTAAAAAGGGGAGTGTATCTACATACTTCAAGGCACTCAAACTTGCCATGACGTTCGTGGAGGAAGGCTTTGGCAAGTTCTCCTTTGAGTTCCAGTTCTTCCACAGTCagcattatgaaataaatgtggACCCCAGTACTTACCCCATCGAAGTAAGGCTGAAGGAAATGATCTACAtggaaatcaaatcaaaatcctCCCTTCAAAACACCGTGCTCTTTGTGGAGTCCTGCAAAGCCACCCCAGAAGACGGCCCCAACCACGCCACATTTTACAGCATCATTGACAATGG CTGTAACATGGATAAAACTCTGCAAGTGTATCCATCTCAGAGCAATGAATTCCGCTTTGGAATGCAAGCGTTCAAATTCATTGGGATGCACACTGAG GTGTACATGAGCTGCTCAGTCATGCTGTGTCTGGCTGGAGATCCTAACACAAGGTGTGCACAAGGGTGCATCAGTCAGAGCCATGTTGTTAAGAGATCTGTGCCTGGACAGACTGCCAGACACGACATAATGCAGGGCCCATTGCGGCTGAAGAGGAGCTCCGATGATGAAG GTCTTCGTGTTTCCAGTGCTCCCAGTGTGAACTTCAACCTGAATTTCCTGGCTGTAACTTTGCTGGCTGCTGTGGcccttgtgtgtgcagtggtggTCTACAAGATAAAGAAGTCAAGTGTCGGTTACAAGCAACTTCCCTCCTCTCAAATCTGA